Proteins encoded together in one Orrella marina window:
- the pyk gene encoding pyruvate kinase, whose product MKLDAISHRARNAKILATLGPASSDADTIRALFDAGVDVFRFNFSHGTHEDHRKRYELVRQIEREVNRPVGILMDLQGPKLRLGVIEGGRLAVKRGDVLTLDLDPAPGTAERLPMPHPPIFEAVKPGDDLLIDDGKVRLKVLHGDAQSARVEVCNDGVLSDRKGVNVPGALLALSAMTDKDRADLAFGLELGVDWVALSFVQRAEDIEEIKALVAGRAWVMAKLEKPAAIESLEAIVEASDAVMVARGDLGVEKPPEDVPILQKRIIRVCREVGKPVVVATQMLESMIASPVPTRAEVSDVAGAIYDGVDAVMLSAESASGQYPVQAVTMMDRILRATEQDPMQRVTMQAVQSAREVTARDAISAAIRTIAETLPVAATVAYTSSGATALRVAHERPRTPILSMTPNLSVARRLTLVWGVHSTQSPDVRSSDEIVHHASQAVRRHGFGEPGKAVLIAAGTPFGVSGTTNLLRVTWLDGSV is encoded by the coding sequence ATGAAGCTTGACGCGATTTCGCATCGTGCCCGCAATGCCAAGATCCTGGCAACCCTCGGTCCGGCCAGCAGTGATGCTGACACGATACGAGCGCTCTTTGATGCGGGCGTTGACGTGTTCCGGTTCAATTTCAGCCATGGCACACATGAAGACCACCGTAAACGTTACGAACTGGTGCGCCAGATTGAACGTGAGGTCAACCGGCCTGTGGGTATTCTGATGGATCTGCAGGGCCCCAAGCTGAGGCTTGGAGTGATCGAAGGTGGACGTCTGGCCGTCAAACGCGGGGACGTATTGACGCTGGATCTGGACCCCGCACCCGGAACTGCTGAACGCCTTCCAATGCCCCATCCGCCCATTTTCGAGGCCGTCAAGCCCGGTGACGATCTCCTGATCGATGATGGAAAGGTTCGTCTGAAGGTCCTGCATGGCGACGCCCAAAGCGCGCGTGTCGAAGTCTGTAATGATGGTGTGCTGTCTGATCGCAAAGGCGTCAATGTCCCGGGAGCGCTTCTGGCGCTATCGGCAATGACCGACAAAGACCGCGCTGATCTGGCATTCGGCCTGGAGCTCGGGGTCGACTGGGTTGCCCTGTCATTTGTCCAGCGGGCTGAGGACATCGAAGAAATCAAGGCGCTGGTCGCAGGGCGGGCCTGGGTGATGGCCAAACTCGAGAAGCCCGCAGCAATCGAAAGCCTGGAGGCTATTGTCGAAGCATCGGATGCAGTCATGGTCGCGCGTGGCGATCTCGGTGTGGAGAAGCCGCCAGAGGATGTCCCCATCCTGCAAAAACGAATTATTCGTGTATGCCGGGAAGTGGGCAAACCAGTGGTCGTGGCTACCCAGATGCTGGAGTCCATGATTGCTTCGCCCGTTCCCACGCGTGCCGAGGTCAGCGACGTCGCAGGTGCCATTTATGACGGCGTTGACGCCGTCATGCTTTCGGCCGAGTCTGCCTCAGGACAGTATCCGGTGCAGGCCGTGACGATGATGGATCGCATTCTGCGTGCAACAGAGCAGGATCCCATGCAGCGAGTGACCATGCAGGCGGTCCAGTCAGCACGTGAGGTAACTGCTCGCGATGCGATTTCCGCTGCGATTCGAACCATTGCAGAAACTTTGCCTGTGGCCGCAACGGTCGCTTACACCTCATCGGGCGCGACGGCCCTACGGGTCGCGCACGAACGTCCTCGCACCCCGATTCTCAGCATGACGCCCAATCTGTCCGTGGCCAGGCGTCTGACACTGGTCTGGGGGGTGCATTCCACGCAATCCCCGGATGTCAGGAGTTCAGACGAGATTGTTCATCATGCGTCGCAGGCCGTTCGCAGACATGGCTTCGGGGAGCCTGGCAAGGCCGTGCTCATCGCAGCAGGCACACCGTTCGGGGTGTCTGGCACCACCAATCTGCTCCGTGTGACCTGGCTAGACGGATCGGTCTGA
- the trxC gene encoding thioredoxin TrxC has protein sequence MQVSCPHCRKTNRVPADRVADAPNCGACGELLFGKVVELDSTALQEIIRQDKIPVIVDFWAPWCGPCRMFAPTFEAASRQHAGEVLFVKVNTEDEQQAAAAHQIRSIPTLGVFLDGKETGRVSGALPASQLEQLVKQVKTQKQAH, from the coding sequence ATGCAAGTTAGCTGCCCGCATTGCCGTAAAACGAATCGTGTTCCTGCCGACCGGGTTGCCGACGCACCAAACTGTGGTGCATGCGGTGAACTGCTCTTTGGAAAAGTGGTCGAGCTTGATAGCACCGCCCTGCAGGAAATCATACGGCAAGACAAGATACCTGTGATCGTCGACTTCTGGGCGCCCTGGTGTGGCCCCTGCCGGATGTTTGCGCCCACTTTCGAAGCGGCGTCCCGCCAGCATGCAGGCGAGGTACTTTTCGTTAAAGTCAACACCGAAGACGAGCAGCAGGCCGCGGCCGCACATCAGATCCGCTCGATCCCGACCCTGGGTGTGTTTCTCGATGGCAAAGAAACCGGAAGAGTCTCAGGTGCATTGCCTGCATCCCAGCTAGAACAGCTCGTCAAACAGGTCAAGACACAGAAACAGGCTCACTGA
- a CDS encoding AI-2E family transporter: MSQHSLLLYSSPGSDLFGRRKQQGHWLIWNWPRVQLPGLSFSAQVFAHKTGRRQVGIGMLRITRIHQGIALSSTILQIRTFLILLVAVSAAFVWLLIPFAGAIFWAIVLAILFIPMQRWLIGVMPNWPNAATLLTMLAAVVIVLMPVSFVAQSVITELIHLYQQVQDGDFRAGDAYEQLVNAVPPSMMPWFERLGLDDVETIKSYISRFASQAVRLVGNQAINVGQNTFMFVLELCIMLYLQFFLLRDGMKLSGLVTNALPLAMEHKARFMSKFATVVRATIKGNVVVAICQGALGGLIFWALGIASATLWGTVMAVLSLLPAVGAGLVWGPVAVYFLATGDIAKGAILGAYGVLVIGLVDNVLRPVLVGKDTRLPDYMVLLSTLGGLTMFGISGFIAGPLIAVLFLVAWDLFRVMNQEISETVEDR; this comes from the coding sequence ATGTCACAACATTCGCTGTTGTTGTATTCGTCGCCCGGATCAGATCTCTTCGGCAGGAGAAAACAGCAAGGACACTGGTTGATCTGGAACTGGCCTCGCGTGCAATTGCCTGGATTGTCGTTTTCGGCTCAAGTATTTGCGCACAAAACCGGTCGCAGGCAAGTGGGTATTGGTATGCTTCGCATTACAAGAATTCATCAGGGGATTGCCTTGTCTTCGACCATTCTGCAGATCCGGACGTTTCTGATTCTGCTTGTTGCTGTATCGGCCGCTTTTGTCTGGTTGCTCATTCCGTTCGCCGGTGCGATCTTCTGGGCAATTGTGCTGGCCATCCTGTTCATTCCAATGCAGCGATGGCTCATCGGGGTCATGCCAAACTGGCCCAATGCTGCCACACTGCTCACCATGCTGGCTGCCGTGGTGATTGTGCTGATGCCCGTCTCGTTTGTCGCACAGTCAGTGATCACCGAGTTGATTCATCTTTATCAGCAGGTTCAGGATGGTGATTTCAGGGCGGGTGATGCGTACGAACAACTAGTCAACGCTGTCCCGCCGAGCATGATGCCCTGGTTTGAGCGACTCGGTCTGGATGATGTTGAAACAATCAAGAGCTACATCTCGCGTTTTGCCAGCCAGGCTGTGCGTCTGGTCGGCAACCAGGCAATAAACGTCGGTCAGAACACGTTTATGTTCGTACTGGAGTTGTGCATCATGCTCTACCTGCAGTTCTTTTTGTTGCGCGATGGTATGAAGCTGTCTGGCCTGGTTACCAATGCGCTACCCCTGGCCATGGAGCACAAGGCACGCTTTATGAGCAAGTTTGCAACCGTTGTGCGTGCAACGATCAAGGGAAATGTGGTGGTGGCGATCTGCCAGGGCGCGCTCGGGGGCTTGATCTTCTGGGCACTGGGTATCGCCTCGGCGACCTTGTGGGGAACCGTGATGGCGGTTCTGTCACTGCTGCCGGCTGTAGGGGCCGGGCTGGTCTGGGGGCCCGTTGCCGTCTACTTTCTGGCGACGGGTGATATTGCCAAAGGTGCCATTCTTGGCGCCTACGGGGTGTTGGTGATTGGTCTGGTTGACAACGTGTTGAGACCCGTGCTCGTGGGCAAGGACACCCGTCTGCCGGACTACATGGTCTTGCTTTCCACGCTGGGCGGATTGACCATGTTCGGGATCAGTGGCTTTATTGCGGGCCCGTTGATTGCCGTGCTGTTTCTGGTGGCATGGGATCTTTTCCGGGTGATGAATCAGGAAATCAGCGAGACGGTAGAGGATCGCTGA
- a CDS encoding recombination-associated protein RdgC, protein MWFKNLKVFRLSAHWAKHWDEIDQALSAHRFTPAGDLSAVSQGWVPPREDDDRLAVNVSGQLLLAMRMEKKLLPASVINQEVKARAQIIEAEQGYRPGRKQIKDLKEMVTESLMPRAFTIARDVRLWIDPVNHWLVIDAAASSQVEEVLSALGKAMHPYPVEPLRLNQSTANLMTSWLIQGEAPDGFTIDPDSQWQSGGDSAGVIRYAKHAVSTDDITRHVENGYQCTRLALTWQDRISFVLTDTADFKRVNPLDILEERAKADGALNEAEKLDTDFTLMTSELNHMLAAIMEVLGEERE, encoded by the coding sequence ATGTGGTTCAAGAATCTCAAAGTATTCAGACTGTCGGCTCACTGGGCCAAGCACTGGGATGAAATCGATCAGGCGCTCAGCGCGCATCGATTCACACCAGCAGGCGATCTGTCAGCTGTTTCTCAGGGCTGGGTTCCGCCCCGGGAGGACGACGACCGGCTGGCCGTGAATGTGTCAGGTCAGCTCTTGCTGGCCATGCGCATGGAAAAGAAGCTGTTGCCTGCCAGCGTCATCAACCAGGAAGTCAAGGCACGGGCGCAGATCATTGAGGCCGAGCAAGGCTATCGTCCTGGTCGCAAACAGATCAAGGATCTCAAGGAGATGGTCACCGAGTCTCTGATGCCACGCGCCTTCACCATCGCACGCGACGTCAGACTGTGGATCGATCCGGTCAACCATTGGCTGGTGATTGACGCAGCCGCGTCTTCGCAGGTCGAGGAGGTCCTCTCCGCGCTGGGAAAAGCCATGCATCCCTATCCCGTTGAGCCACTCAGACTGAATCAGTCCACAGCCAATTTGATGACCAGCTGGCTGATTCAGGGTGAGGCACCGGATGGATTCACGATCGATCCGGACAGTCAGTGGCAATCCGGTGGAGACAGCGCAGGCGTGATTCGCTACGCCAAACATGCTGTATCGACCGATGACATCACTCGTCACGTGGAAAACGGCTACCAGTGCACACGCCTGGCGCTGACCTGGCAGGATCGAATCAGCTTCGTACTCACTGATACTGCGGATTTCAAGCGCGTCAATCCTCTAGACATTCTCGAGGAACGTGCCAAGGCGGATGGTGCCCTGAACGAGGCCGAGAAACTCGATACAGACTTCACACTCATGACCTCGGAGCTCAATCACATGCTGGCCGCCATCATGGAAGTCCTGGGCGAAGAGCGAGAGTAA
- a CDS encoding TetR/AcrR family transcriptional regulator, with amino-acid sequence MPTPAARKKASFKAQQLKFREDAILDVVNRLLAQKGFDLMTMDEVAAEVGIAKASLYKHFASKEALAAASMTRFLDDSLEVANSLSEHLSAIEKLKAVVRWAVRIHLSGTMPSLPSTRSSIQQTLIEHQPYVERLTRLTEVLGEWIEQAQAKGDLSASLPAEVILYTIYSRSCDPVADFLKAGGAFSDDDIVELLIHTCFEGMTKPPRVPNRE; translated from the coding sequence ATGCCAACGCCAGCAGCCAGAAAGAAGGCCTCATTCAAGGCACAACAATTGAAGTTCCGGGAAGACGCGATTCTGGACGTCGTCAACCGTCTGCTCGCCCAAAAAGGGTTTGACCTGATGACCATGGATGAAGTAGCTGCTGAAGTGGGCATCGCCAAAGCCAGTCTTTACAAACACTTTGCATCCAAAGAGGCGCTTGCTGCGGCGTCTATGACACGGTTTCTGGATGACTCGCTCGAGGTTGCCAACTCCCTGTCCGAGCATCTGTCCGCAATTGAAAAGCTCAAGGCTGTCGTTCGCTGGGCCGTGCGCATTCACCTTAGCGGCACCATGCCCTCGCTACCATCAACCCGTTCCAGCATTCAGCAAACATTGATCGAGCACCAACCCTATGTGGAGCGTCTGACCCGGTTGACCGAAGTGCTCGGGGAATGGATTGAACAAGCGCAAGCCAAAGGTGACCTGTCAGCCTCACTGCCTGCCGAAGTCATTCTCTACACGATTTATTCGCGCTCATGTGACCCGGTTGCGGACTTTCTGAAAGCGGGCGGCGCCTTCAGTGACGATGACATTGTTGAATTGCTGATTCACACTTGTTTCGAGGGCATGACCAAACCGCCACGAGTACCGAACCGAGAGTGA
- a CDS encoding chalcone isomerase family protein, translating to MSIMPVSTSFDDQSAAGKGVLDSRESDQKGAAAAQSGEQTPSQAQQLPRHVQAFEPGTWTLSGCGVFSWSVFRLYRASLFVQGTVDSGRPYALLLSYLRKVTAQQIADTSVQQFERLGFGSSEQHQQWRSLLLGLLPDVALGDHLTGLFYPNQKVEFFDGNKHLGCVEDPAFAQAFAAIWLDPRTQGQSLRKALLGISDD from the coding sequence ATGTCGATTATGCCTGTATCCACATCGTTTGACGATCAATCTGCAGCCGGTAAAGGGGTTCTGGACTCGCGCGAGTCTGATCAGAAGGGGGCGGCAGCGGCGCAGTCCGGTGAGCAGACTCCGTCCCAGGCGCAGCAGCTACCCAGGCACGTCCAGGCATTTGAGCCGGGAACCTGGACACTCAGTGGTTGTGGTGTCTTCAGCTGGAGCGTGTTTCGTCTGTACCGTGCCAGCCTGTTTGTTCAAGGAACTGTCGATTCTGGAAGGCCCTACGCCTTGTTGCTGTCTTATCTGCGCAAAGTAACCGCTCAGCAGATTGCCGACACATCCGTGCAACAGTTCGAGCGGCTCGGATTCGGTTCGTCAGAACAGCATCAGCAGTGGAGGAGTTTGCTCCTCGGGCTGTTGCCTGATGTCGCGCTGGGCGACCATTTGACAGGCCTTTTTTACCCGAATCAGAAAGTTGAATTCTTTGACGGTAACAAGCACCTGGGCTGCGTGGAGGATCCGGCGTTTGCACAAGCATTTGCAGCGATCTGGCTTGATCCCAGAACTCAGGGGCAGTCCTTGCGCAAGGCGCTGCTGGGGATAAGTGATGACTGA
- a CDS encoding NAD(P)/FAD-dependent oxidoreductase encodes MTEGKSRIPSPGSRIAVVGSGIAGLASAWLLSRRYSVTLFEAGSYFGGHSNTVDVTVDGITHPVDTGFLVHNDLTYPNLIALFEHLGVPVHQSDMSFGVSIEEPDIEWAGSNLGTVFAQKSLMFNPRFIVMLSQILKFNRNANQYLLECSNQPDITLGELLKRHGYGRAMQYWYLLPMAAAIWSSSVRDILSFPAATFLRFCLNHRLLQIEGRPQWRTVLGGSRVYVQAMLKSIQDARLDCPVLEISRRHLINAESGQQSAGIVVRTARSTEVFDAVVMACHAPTSLGLIDATDQECDILGAVRYQPNEAVLHTDPALLPRRKKVWSAWNYLSTPSRDDAHAVAVSYLINCLQPLPFTTPVIVTLNSHRPIDESRVIRRFNYEHPVMDLPAIRAQQRLGVIQGQLGTWFCGAWCGYGFHEDGLKSAIAVARDFGIEPPWAGVVA; translated from the coding sequence ATGACTGAGGGCAAGTCGCGCATTCCCTCGCCCGGCAGCCGGATTGCAGTTGTTGGCTCGGGCATTGCGGGCCTTGCGAGCGCCTGGCTCCTGTCCCGGCGCTACTCGGTGACTTTGTTCGAAGCGGGGTCGTACTTTGGCGGACACTCCAACACGGTGGATGTCACGGTCGACGGCATCACGCATCCGGTTGACACCGGCTTTCTGGTTCATAACGACCTCACGTATCCCAACCTGATTGCTTTATTCGAGCATCTTGGCGTACCTGTCCATCAAAGCGATATGTCATTCGGTGTATCAATTGAGGAGCCAGACATTGAATGGGCAGGTTCGAACCTGGGCACAGTCTTTGCCCAGAAGAGCCTGATGTTCAATCCTCGTTTTATCGTGATGCTGAGCCAGATACTCAAGTTCAACCGCAACGCGAACCAGTATCTTCTGGAATGTTCGAACCAGCCAGATATCACGCTTGGGGAATTGCTCAAGCGCCATGGCTACGGGCGGGCGATGCAGTACTGGTACTTGCTGCCAATGGCAGCGGCGATCTGGTCCTCCTCTGTTCGTGACATTCTGTCGTTTCCGGCCGCGACGTTTCTGCGATTTTGTTTGAATCACCGGTTATTGCAGATCGAAGGACGGCCTCAGTGGCGCACCGTGCTGGGTGGCTCGCGAGTCTACGTTCAGGCAATGCTCAAGTCGATTCAGGATGCGAGGCTTGACTGCCCGGTGCTGGAAATCAGTCGTCGTCACCTGATCAACGCAGAGTCTGGACAGCAGAGCGCTGGTATCGTCGTTCGCACCGCCCGTTCGACCGAGGTGTTCGACGCTGTTGTGATGGCGTGTCATGCGCCCACCAGTCTGGGGCTGATCGATGCTACCGATCAGGAGTGTGACATCTTAGGGGCTGTCCGTTACCAGCCTAATGAAGCCGTTCTGCACACGGATCCAGCACTGTTGCCCCGACGCAAGAAAGTCTGGTCGGCCTGGAACTATCTGTCCACGCCGTCACGTGATGATGCTCATGCAGTCGCTGTCAGTTATCTCATCAACTGCTTGCAGCCGTTGCCATTCACGACTCCGGTGATTGTGACCCTCAACAGTCACCGCCCGATTGATGAGTCCCGTGTCATCCGGCGTTTCAATTACGAACATCCGGTCATGGATCTGCCTGCAATTCGGGCCCAGCAGCGGCTTGGTGTGATCCAGGGGCAACTGGGCACCTGGTTCTGCGGGGCCTGGTGTGGCTATGGATTTCATGAGGACGGACTGAAGTCAGCCATCGCCGTTGCCCGGGACTTCGGGATTGAACCGCCGTGGGCAGGAGTTGTGGCATGA
- a CDS encoding DUF1365 domain-containing protein, whose translation MSNELPASDNLIRFARAVVMHKRQKPFIHAFVYKLFCMQLRVDQLDQVAFHASSGGSWLFGVNRRRPVSFMSADHGDRQGTDLMGWLERTLRTAGLEHPGGATWLQCFPRVFGYVFNPVSFWMMHDRQGDLKLILAEVNNTFGQSHQYVLQAPDHGVIGQGDDLFCRKVFHVSPFCEIKGHYRFRYQGQITAPLATAPSISNRAMSLAESTSARQSMAIDFFDDDASDVALLRTAITVEPQSWTTRRVLGAVMRMPFMTFGVMVRIHWHAFKLWRKGAAFHRLPAPPQEEVTRNVP comes from the coding sequence ATGAGCAATGAGTTACCGGCGTCTGACAACCTGATCCGCTTTGCTCGTGCCGTGGTCATGCACAAGCGGCAAAAGCCGTTTATCCACGCCTTTGTCTACAAGCTGTTCTGCATGCAGTTGCGGGTTGATCAGCTTGATCAGGTGGCGTTTCATGCGTCATCAGGCGGCTCATGGCTGTTTGGCGTGAATCGCCGCCGCCCGGTCAGCTTTATGAGTGCCGATCACGGAGATCGTCAGGGCACTGATCTGATGGGGTGGCTGGAGCGCACCTTACGTACAGCCGGACTAGAGCATCCTGGTGGTGCAACCTGGTTGCAGTGCTTTCCAAGGGTGTTTGGCTACGTCTTTAACCCGGTCAGCTTCTGGATGATGCATGACCGTCAGGGGGACCTGAAGCTGATTCTGGCCGAAGTGAATAACACCTTCGGGCAGAGCCACCAGTATGTGTTGCAGGCACCTGATCACGGTGTTATTGGACAGGGTGACGACCTGTTCTGTCGCAAAGTCTTCCATGTGTCTCCCTTCTGCGAGATCAAGGGGCACTACCGGTTTCGATACCAGGGCCAGATCACGGCTCCCCTCGCAACGGCACCCTCTATCTCGAACCGTGCCATGTCACTGGCTGAATCAACTTCCGCGCGTCAGTCCATGGCGATCGATTTCTTTGATGATGACGCCAGTGATGTAGCGCTGCTGCGAACGGCAATCACGGTCGAACCGCAATCGTGGACCACAAGACGCGTGCTCGGTGCAGTCATGCGTATGCCATTCATGACCTTTGGCGTGATGGTCCGCATCCACTGGCATGCCTTCAAATTATGGCGCAAAGGGGCAGCGTTTCACCGGTTGCCTGCGCCACCGCAAGAAGAGGTGACCCGCAATGTGCCATGA
- a CDS encoding SAM-dependent methyltransferase, whose product MNVNEASINTLSVQTLPWSARTFVSLLSRISEGSLTLIDPQGRFMLLGRQGALPHAQLKIRDWRAASLIMRQADVGFAECVRRNWVDCPDMMSLFRLAIRNEDSVNVVRGSWWALLLRQLGHWVLRDNSRRGSRRNILAHYDLGNDFYRLWLDGSMSYSAALFEGDDQRSLPDAQAAKYDRMLDQLDIQPGQTLLEIGCGWGELAVRAARRGLKVKGVTLSDAQLAWAQERVRREGLAAQIDLSICDYRDITGQYDHIISIEMFEAVGLRHWPGYFSVIRDRLKPGGRAVIQTIDIADAHFDAYVRGTDFIQQYIFPGGMLPSPSRFESLADNAGLNVQDRFSFGIDYAKTLALWAQAFDTHQEDIQAQGFDDTFMRIWRMYLAYCEAGFREGRTDVKQWVLAKHA is encoded by the coding sequence ATGAATGTCAATGAAGCTTCGATCAACACACTGTCCGTCCAGACGCTGCCCTGGTCTGCCCGTACGTTTGTCTCATTGCTGTCAAGGATCTCAGAAGGCTCTCTGACATTGATCGATCCGCAGGGCCGGTTCATGCTGCTCGGCAGGCAAGGGGCATTGCCACACGCCCAGCTCAAGATCCGTGACTGGCGGGCAGCATCGCTCATCATGCGACAGGCCGATGTCGGGTTTGCGGAGTGCGTCCGACGCAACTGGGTGGATTGCCCGGATATGATGTCACTCTTCAGGCTCGCAATCCGTAACGAGGATTCGGTGAATGTGGTGCGCGGTAGTTGGTGGGCGCTGTTGCTGCGTCAGCTTGGGCACTGGGTGCTGCGAGACAACAGCCGCCGCGGTAGCCGTCGCAACATCCTTGCACATTACGACCTCGGGAATGACTTTTACCGTCTATGGCTCGACGGGTCGATGAGCTATTCCGCAGCACTGTTTGAAGGGGATGACCAGCGCAGTCTGCCCGATGCACAGGCAGCGAAGTACGACCGTATGCTGGACCAACTCGACATCCAGCCGGGCCAGACACTGCTCGAGATTGGGTGCGGCTGGGGTGAACTCGCTGTGCGTGCCGCTCGAAGAGGTTTGAAAGTCAAAGGCGTCACGCTATCAGACGCGCAGCTAGCATGGGCACAAGAGCGGGTCAGACGCGAAGGGCTGGCTGCTCAGATTGATCTTTCGATCTGCGACTACCGTGATATCACAGGTCAGTACGACCACATCATTTCGATCGAAATGTTCGAGGCAGTGGGCCTTCGTCACTGGCCCGGTTACTTCTCAGTGATTCGCGATCGTCTGAAGCCCGGTGGGCGAGCGGTTATCCAGACAATCGATATAGCGGATGCCCATTTTGATGCATACGTGCGTGGCACTGATTTCATTCAGCAATACATTTTCCCGGGCGGCATGCTGCCCAGCCCATCGCGATTCGAGTCTCTGGCCGACAACGCGGGCCTGAATGTGCAGGATCGATTCAGTTTTGGTATCGATTATGCAAAAACACTGGCCTTGTGGGCGCAAGCCTTCGACACACACCAGGAAGACATTCAGGCGCAAGGGTTCGATGACACCTTCATGCGGATCTGGCGCATGTATCTGGCCTATTGCGAAGCTGGATTTCGGGAAGGACGCACTGATGTCAAGCAATGGGTTCTGGCCAAGCATGCTTGA
- a CDS encoding chalcone isomerase family protein: MQRHSSVQGQPEVSGVREQNTLVSAIATAILEKANDGFLRCVSSLALIAPNLKKVLGAAVLASLAGLAMPASGSQLANQDRANGVSGHDRASGGDPVAGDALSQTPAFGWHALVPHARRVGQGQFRRFGFLIYDATLLAPNGRYQPDEPFALELRYARTISRDQIIDASLDQMQALGVDVDQHPDWKAQLHGALMDVRAGDVLTGVYVPGRGSGIFHEGVRLGRLDDALAQAFFAIWLDHRTSDPDLRAELLGQSD; the protein is encoded by the coding sequence ATGCAAAGACATTCCAGCGTGCAGGGGCAGCCTGAGGTCAGTGGAGTGCGCGAGCAGAATACCCTGGTTAGCGCCATCGCAACCGCAATTCTGGAAAAAGCCAATGACGGTTTCTTGCGGTGTGTGTCTTCTCTTGCACTGATAGCACCGAACTTGAAAAAGGTGCTAGGCGCTGCTGTGCTGGCAAGCCTGGCTGGCCTTGCGATGCCGGCATCAGGTTCACAACTCGCGAATCAGGATCGTGCGAACGGAGTTTCCGGCCACGACCGGGCGTCCGGGGGCGACCCCGTTGCAGGCGACGCGCTGAGTCAGACCCCGGCCTTTGGCTGGCATGCACTGGTTCCGCACGCCCGGCGAGTTGGACAGGGCCAGTTTCGTCGCTTCGGATTCCTGATCTACGACGCCACGCTCCTGGCGCCCAACGGTCGCTATCAGCCTGACGAGCCTTTCGCACTGGAATTACGGTACGCGAGAACCATTAGCCGTGACCAGATCATTGATGCGTCGCTTGACCAGATGCAGGCTCTGGGTGTGGATGTCGACCAGCACCCTGACTGGAAAGCCCAGCTCCATGGGGCCCTGATGGACGTGCGAGCGGGCGATGTGCTGACTGGCGTTTACGTTCCGGGGCGGGGCAGCGGGATTTTTCATGAAGGAGTCAGGCTGGGAAGACTGGATGACGCGCTGGCACAGGCATTTTTTGCGATCTGGCTGGATCATCGCACCAGTGATCCTGACTTGCGCGCCGAGCTGCTTGGGCAGTCGGACTAA